Below is a window of Streptomyces spongiicola DNA.
CCTGGCCCTTGCGCGGCACGAGCCGGGACACGCAGACGACGACCGGGCGGTCGGTGAGCCCGAGCCGCTCGCGCACCGCCTCGCCACCCGAGCCCGGGTGGAAGGCCTTCTCGTCGACGCCCGGCGGCAGCTGCACCATCCGCCCGGCCGCCTCGGGCGTCAGCGCGGCGGCGATCCGCGAACGCGTGTACTCGCCGAGGTAGGTGACGGTGTCCGTGCCCTCGCCGATCCGGCGCAGCAGCCGCCGGGCTCCGGGCAGCTGTGCCCAACCCGCCTCGTGGCCGTGGGTGGTGGCCACCAGGCGCCGCGCCCCGGCCCGGCGCAGCGCCGGGGCCATCAGCCCGAGCGGGGCGGCGGCGCCGAACCACACCGACGTGCAGCCGTGCTCCCGCAGCAGTCCGGCGGCGCGCCCGGTGACGCGCGGGGTGGGCAGCAGCATGGTCGTACGGTCGCGGACCACCCGGTAGGGCTGTTCGGCGTCGAAGGCGGCCGTCGCCTCGGCGCCCTCGCGACCGCGCTTCCACGTGGAGGCGTAGACGACGATATGTTCGGGGTCCAGCCGCAGCGCGATGTTGTGGAGGAACGCCTGGATGCCGCCGGGACGGGGCGGGAAGTCGTTGGTGACGATCAGGGTCTTGTCCATCGCCGCCGACAGTACCAACGGCCGCCGCGCCTGATCGCGGGCGGACGGGCGTCCGGCATGATGGCGGCCGGGCCGGCAGGGCGGCGGCGCTCAGGGGCACGGAACGGATCGGACGGCACGGGGTGGTCATGACAGGCACAGGGCGTTCCGCCGGGTCGGGGCCCGAAGCGTCCGGGGCCGTGGCGGGAGGGGCCGTGACGGGCTGGGCCGTGGCGGGAGGAGCCGTGGCGGGAGGGGCCGTGGCGGCCTTCGCCCTCTCCAGAACGCTGCTGCTGCTCTGGGTCCTGAAGGTCCTCCCCGTCCGCGGCCCCGATGTGACCAGCGACGTCGCCGTGATCTACCGGGGCTGGTACGAGGTGCTGAGCACCGGCACCTACCCGCTGGACGACGTCACCTGGCAGTACCCGCCCGCGGCCGCCCTGGCGATCCTCTCCCCCGGCCTGGTGCCCTCCCTCGACTATGTGCACGCGTTCTTCGCCCTGGTCCTGGTGTGCGACGCGGCGGTCCTGGGGCTGCTGCTGTACGCGGGGCGGCGGCCCGGGAAGTCGGTGAGAGGCGTCTGGTTCTGGATCGCGGGGCTGCCCCTGCTGGGTCCGACGGCCTACGCCAGGTACGACCTGATGGTGACGGCGGTCGCGGTGGCCGCGCTCCTCGCCGCCGCCCGCCGCCCGGGGGTCGCCGGGGCGCTCGCCGGGTTCGGCGCGATGCTGAAGGTGTGGCCGGTGCTGCTGCTGGCCGGGCTCCGGCAGCGCCGCGCATGGGCCGCGGCCGCGGTCACGGGGGCGGCCCTGCTGCTGGTCCTCACGGCGTCGATGCCCGGGGCGCTGGCCTTCCTCGGTTTCCAGCGGGACCGGGGCACGGAGGTCGAGTCGCTGGGCGCGCTGGTCTTCCACGTCGCCCGGCACTTCGGCTGGGAGGGGCAGGTGCTGCTGAACTACGGCTCGGTCGAGTTCCTCGGCCCGTACGTCCCCCTGGTCAGCGGTGCGGCACTCGGTCTCACCGCCGCCGCGTTCGGCTGGCTGGCCCTGTGGCGGCTGCGGGCGGCGGAGTTCTCCGCCGCCACCCCCGCCGACGCGGCGTTCACGGCCGTGCTGCTGTTCACGACCACCAGCCGGGTGATCAGCCCCCAGTACCTGGTCTGGCTGCTGGGACTGGCCGCGGTCTGCCTCGCCTTCCGGGGGAGCCTGATGGCCCTTCCGGGCCTGCTGGTGCTGGCTGCCACCGGGCTCACCTTCCTGGAGTTCCCCGTCTGGTTCGACAAGGTGGTCGCGAGCGACCCCGCCGGGATCGCGGTCCTGGCGGCCCGCAACGGCCTGCTGGTGGCGGCCGCGCTGCTGGCGTGCCGCCGCCTGTGGACGGACACCGTCCCGCCGGGCCGGCGCCGGGGCGGCGGGCGGTCGCTCCCGGCCCGCTCCGGCCGCGACCGGGCCTCGGTCGGGTCCTGACCCTCCCCCCGGGGACCGCGCCACCGGGCGGCACGGGCGGCACGGGCGGCCGGCTCCGTCCGGGACGCTCCGGACCGTCCGTCCGGCGGGGACGGGAGCAGCGATACGGAGTCGCACGCGCCACCGCCCGACGAGCCGTCGGGCACCTGCGCGAAACCGGATACGTGCGCACCGTTCCTCAGCGCGGCTCATACGTCATCAACCGGTCGCAACCACATTCGATCGAGTGACCCATGCCCGTCCGCCCGCCACGGGGGAACGGCGGACGGACGGGGCGGCATGGAGGCTGACAGCCCACGGTCGCGCCCGGGTGAGGCGTTGTCCGTCGGGGCCGACGTGCAACCGCCGCAGACGGTCGGCAGGCAGGCACCCGTCCGCCCGCCGGCCCCTGCCGGGGGTGGTGTGGGAGAACCGTGAACGGGTCATCCCCGGCAGGGGGCGGACCCTTCACGGGCAGACCCGTCGTCACGGGCAGACCCGTCGTCACGGGCAGATCTGTCGTTTGCGGGCCCGGCAGTACGTCGTGCCGGCGCGCTTCTCGGTCTGCCGGTGCCCACACGTCCTGGTCGTGGTCATCGCGCCACCCCTGCGGGCAGGGGTACGGGGTACGGGGTACGGGGTACGGGGTACGTCCCCGGCTCGGTGCCCGGTGAATGCCGCCGGAACCGCCCGCGGGCAGCGCGCGCGGCGGGGGCACGTGGGCAGGCATGGCCGGCGTGGTGGACCGCGCGGCGCGGGCTCCGGATCACCGGCCCAGCCGCTCGACCAGGTACTCCCGCCAGTCCGCGGTAAAGCGGTCCCGGCTCGTGCCCAGGACCTCGCCGAACGCCGAGTCCACCGCTCCGTCGCGCGACTCCGCGGCGCCCACCGCCCGGTAGAACGCGCGCAGCCGGTCCTCGCCCCAGCGGGCGGCGATCAGCTCGCAGGCCAGCAGGCCGCCCTCGTACGCGCGGCCCAGCGCGCGTTCACCGCCGCCGAAGCGGAAGTCGCCGTCTGCGGGGAGGGCGCCGGGAAGGTCGCCGCCGAGGACCGCGCGGCGCAGTTCCGGTGCGGTCTCCCGGGCGTCGCGGCCGGTGCCGCGGTAGGCGGCCCAGTCGGCGAATCCCTCGGAGAGCCAGAGCGGGGTGGCGGCCGAGGTGTGCGCGCGGGTCGCCACGTGTGCGGTCTCGTGGGTGAGGACGAAGCGTCGGCCGTGATCGCCGAGGGCCTCGTACGCCTCGGGGTTGACGGTC
It encodes the following:
- a CDS encoding glycosyltransferase family 4 protein yields the protein MDKTLIVTNDFPPRPGGIQAFLHNIALRLDPEHIVVYASTWKRGREGAEATAAFDAEQPYRVVRDRTTMLLPTPRVTGRAAGLLREHGCTSVWFGAAAPLGLMAPALRRAGARRLVATTHGHEAGWAQLPGARRLLRRIGEGTDTVTYLGEYTRSRIAAALTPEAAGRMVQLPPGVDEKAFHPGSGGEAVRERLGLTDRPVVVCVSRLVPRKGQDTLVRAMPAILAEVPEAVLLIVGGGPYEKDLRKLAGTTGVAESVRFTGAVPWEELPAHYGAGDVFAMPCRTRRGGLDVEGLGIVYLEASATGLPVVAGDSGGAPDAVLDGESGWVVRGGSPQETAERVTTLLLDPALRRRMGERGREWVEERWRWDLLADRLRELL
- a CDS encoding glycosyltransferase 87 family protein; its protein translation is MVMTGTGRSAGSGPEASGAVAGGAVTGWAVAGGAVAGGAVAAFALSRTLLLLWVLKVLPVRGPDVTSDVAVIYRGWYEVLSTGTYPLDDVTWQYPPAAALAILSPGLVPSLDYVHAFFALVLVCDAAVLGLLLYAGRRPGKSVRGVWFWIAGLPLLGPTAYARYDLMVTAVAVAALLAAARRPGVAGALAGFGAMLKVWPVLLLAGLRQRRAWAAAAVTGAALLLVLTASMPGALAFLGFQRDRGTEVESLGALVFHVARHFGWEGQVLLNYGSVEFLGPYVPLVSGAALGLTAAAFGWLALWRLRAAEFSAATPADAAFTAVLLFTTTSRVISPQYLVWLLGLAAVCLAFRGSLMALPGLLVLAATGLTFLEFPVWFDKVVASDPAGIAVLAARNGLLVAAALLACRRLWTDTVPPGRRRGGGRSLPARSGRDRASVGS